The Rhododendron vialii isolate Sample 1 chromosome 3a, ASM3025357v1 nucleotide sequence tctttttcagtctaaaatcaaacgttttaaagaaTATCGATTGGAGCAGATAAGTCCTGGCCGGTTGCAAATGCTAGGAACCCTATGACCgtacttttcttttattatttgaaaagtataatcaatttctaggttttagttaatcttaGCATCAAATgataaggggtggctacctatgagaaagtttgaattttaacaacccgagtttttagttagcacacatcaTTTTCTTTGGGGACTCGACTCctgtcttaccggatattgtgctatgtCGGTCTCTGCCCTACGCTTGAGACAACcaattaatttaggactaggaaatcgtcaagcacaGTGCACAaattttaagaaggtttctttATCTGTTTGGAATAAATTAATTAGTGGATCAAGGAGCGACTATGTAAAAAAGCAATCGCTGCCCCGTTTTTCGAAAATTCCCCATTATTAGAGTAGCGTTTGTTGAAAATATTCTTACTAGATAGATTTGTCCCTCAAGTTTGTTGAAAATATTCTTATTAGATAGATTTGTCCCTCAAGGCCTAATATATTAGTTACTCTAAAGTAATATTGCGTCCGTATTTAGAAGTAACTCTAATTTCATAACAGTATATAAGAACTAAAACAAATTGACCATTTCCAATAACATGCAACGAACCGAATACTCATTAACAATCATACAACAAATACAATGGCACCGACAACCATTTAGACAAATAcacaaagaagaaggatctaGCTTCTTCAATTCATACTACTACACACCATATATAGGCTAGTGCACACATCTAAATGGCACAAATACTACACAATCACACAATAAAGGATCTCAAGCACGCGTATGTTACACAGTACTTTTTATTTAAGATTGACAAACCACACCATATCCGCTAGTCTGCAGCAATCATCCCGGCCCACAAGCGCATATTCTGAGAATTTATTTTAAGAATCAAGATTCTAAGAGCACACACTGTGATTTTGGGTCCCTCTCTCTTCACTCCCCATTATCAGATCAATCAaggattttgaagaaaaaaagtaagaCCTCATAATTTTGAAAGTAGGACCTTTTCTATGTAACCAATAATGATAGACGTGAGAGTTGAGATAGTTACAGGAGAACCAACAAGAGAGTAGAGATGAATACCTTGTAACCAAAAAGCTCATAGCATGCCCTTCTGAACTCTGATATTTTATCTTCAAAAATAGTCTTGTATCTGGTCCATGAACACATTCAAAAGCTTCAATTTAAGCCAATCGGATTAAAGTTGACTCAAAGCTACGCAGCAAAAACTACCATCAACCACTAACCTTTCCTCGCATTTTTCAAGTGTTGCAATTTGCTCCTTAAATTGCTTTCCAGAAACATGGTGGAAATCCACCAATTAGCtccattcccaaaaaaaaaaaaaatagaaggtaAAATAGCTGTTCTCAACCCTAAGTCATTCGAAATGTGGAAATTAGATTTCAACTGGAAaaccaatacaagaaaattacaaaattacttCAGATGAAACAAAGCAAGTAGTTCATTTGGgttataaaaaaacacaaactaaCCAAGCACAGGAGGTGTAGTAATCAGCTCACTGCCATTGTAACAATGGTCAGCCTAAAAATCAGACCAACCTCGCTTCAATTTATTCTCCACAATTCCAACTGGATAAACCTTGCATCCATTATTCAACAAAACCTTGGACAATTCCAAGAATTGCATAGAAGATGAGTAATATGGTGTTAGTATGATAGGaaaatacttgaaaaataaatccTTCTCAAATTTAAGGTGGGCCAACACTTACAAGGAATTTGCAAGGTTAAACTTTTAACAGAACCACACAAGGGCTCTAAATACCATTCAATGTGTTCACATGCTACACGTGTCGAAGATCGCAAACCAGTTCAAACAAACCTAAAATTGTATCCCTTTCTACATTATGGAATAAATTTTCAACATGAATTCAAATCATAGTTGAATACATCATTGGGAGTTACTTCATTCCTATTTCACTGACTTACAAACGTAAAATCTGCGAAATATGGTCCTGAAACTTGTATCATGAAATCGAACCGAAATCGATCGAATCGAAACTGCAAATAAACCAATAATTTACCTCTCCTCACACGCCCTCTTTGATTGTCGCACGCCAGGAATCAAGTGAAGTAATAACAGATCTCGCATCTCCTTTAAAGACGTCGTCCGCCGCAACAACAATGTCGTAATGATGAGGTAGGACAAATAAATCGGCTCAATAGGTTCAAAAATTCAGTGAATTCCGGAACTGAACTACCGAGTACAAATCTCGGCTCTCGTTAAAAGATGGCGGCAGGATTATCTcacgcttctctctctctctctctctctctctctctctctctctcggtcaaATAGAAAACACTCTCACGCTTCTCTCACGCTCGAGTGTTTGCACACCTATACCGTCAAACGACCAAACCGACCCAACCGGCAAGAGCAAAACGCAAAGAAAAAGATCGGAGGGCAATAAGGTAAAATTCACACCATGCCTTGGCTTGCCATGCTTAGGTTCTTTTATATAGATAGAAGAAGTGTATTGATATGCTACAATGTAAGTAAAGAAAGATGCATATATATGTAGATTTTGGTGTGAAATGAGGACAGTAATCAAAACGGAGCCAAAGTTCATGGGTGTTTGGGATTCTGTGCTCCTGAGAGTAACCAAGAGGTTAATTTGGTCGAATGGGCTTGAGAAAATACATAAGTATTTGATTTCCGTGAGATCGCATGTTTAAATTCTATCATAGAGGtcaaacattttaaattttgagaCTACTAAAAATTTTGCCCAGTCTTTAACTTCAAGTTCGAAAATAAGGCAAGATGCGCGCAAACTGCATGGCCGGAACATCCGGTTACAAACACAAATAAAGTATAAACACAAATAAAGTATTTTAGAGAACATGGGTCTAGACGTTGACTTTGGGAGACTTGGTCTCCATAATTTTCTCCAAGGTCTAGATGTTGACTTTGGGCCACTTGGTCTCCATAATTTTCTACTAAATATTTGGAATTTATTCTTATCCCTAACTAACTTTACCTACGTTATTATCctcaatttgtttttgttttcgtttttttggtaattattaTCCTCTATATGTTCCCGATCACATAAATTtgtccttgttttttttatttactccaatttttttggatggaacTCCCCAAATATCTGATAATAAGTTGATTGATTAACAAACTAATTCGGGTTcgattcctctctttttttgataggcaacacaatttattaaaaactcgatAAAGGGTTCAATTCCATATGATGGTTCTGGTAGCAATTGAATACAAATTCCAAAATCTATAGGTGTTAATTATATGTAGGGGGGATTCTGTTGGTGTCGATTGTTGTTGGGTTGCCGGCGATGGTTGATCTTTCCGGCAAAGGTGGGTTTTGGAGGGACGTTCTTTCTAGTAACGGTGGGTTCTGGGAAGTGCTCCGTTTTCTAGAGGTCCTGGGAACATTTGCTTTTTGTTGGCACCTTGTCAACATTGTcgtgtttattttcttttgttgtcttggtttttttaaaaaatttgagggGCTTGGAGGTGGGTTATGTATTTGTGAGTAGCAGTTGTAGAAGAGTTTGCTCTCTTCGAACCTCTCTCAATGCATTTCATTTCCTATTTGTTCCATTTTCATCTTTGCatcttttttattaatgaaaactttctttgcctttcaaataaaaaaaagggttcgATTCCATTGTCCACTAATAGAGGGTCCAATTGAAACCAGAGGCTAAACCCTGTAGATATAGAATTGGACCAACAAAGAAATTGATAATACATGGTTGAGAGTTCAATATCAGACCAAAGGTTTCGCAAGAGCCCCTAGTTGTGTCGTGACTTTAAGACTGTGCCTCAAGCACAACATTACCCTTCACATAGACCTATTTGGGCCCAAAAAGGGATTCAATTTGTGTGTCTCATCGATTTTCTTGTGCACATAAAACATACACCGATTGAAAATCAGTAGTCACATGATTTCAACAATTTTATCATAAAGTTAATTAATTCTTAGAAATCATACTAGTCGTTAATTTTAAGTGACATAGAGAATTTCAGTCATGTTTATATCAATGTTTGACAGTGTGATCTtttaagggaaatttttaaaaatggtccctctagtttgcacgagttctcattttcgtccctctactattaattgtatcaattttaaccctgtagttctcattccatctcaatttcgtccttctccctgacgccgtccatgaaacaaacggaattgaagggcaaaattgtcattttctctcacagagggaccaaattgaaattttatacaaaccagagggattatttttaaaattttactttttactttcgttttttgcaaataaaataaaaaagaccataagtaatgtatttgacaacagaattattgggtaatcaaactatattgaaaaatttatatttcattacacattacaaaaatattagaaaatgcacaaatcaacctcttagctaatgtctttgtatcatgttcttataatcttcttattttttcacccaataaaaaaatgtttaaaatccatgtttatttgttatatgagtgatcttatgagtaagtcccaaaataaatacacttatacccatattttaatgtatttaatctcttaatatttaatagtgtttcattgcttaattaaacacaattacaagatttctaaatactactgaacaactttttctttttaatcatgtgacaaaaaaaatagcgatagtgaaaattcaattgaaaaaaaaatacaagaccaagacaattaacataagggttatttttcgaattttctcatattttttgtgatgtatataataaaaactttaaaaaatttcaacatattttttattattcaatataaaatgagatgagaaatatattatatatgatgtattttaaatttatttacaaaacaaaagtaaaaaataaaattatagaaatagtccctatagtttgcatgaaatctcaatttagtccctctatgaggaaaaatgacaattttgtcctccaattccgtttgttttattaacgccgtaagcaagagggacgaaattgagacagaatgcaaattataggactaaaagtaacacaattgatactagagggacaaaaatgaaaatttatgcaaactagagggaccatttataaaaatttcccatCTTTTAATGTACGTGACAGACTCAATGAGCCGGAGAAAATAAAACGATTCAAATCCCTTTTTGGGCTAGGGATGGGGGCCATATGAGAggcctatgtagcacggacgcGGACATGGGACACGGACATGACACGGCACCGACACTCCGAcatgtaaattttcaaaaaatggggGACACGACACGTTTGGGGACAcgtctatatatatatcaagaataaaaaaaattataataagataaaagttaataatattatatCCAGATAGCCTTGTTTTCACTTTTGCAGTACATTTTTTCTAAGTCATTACTTCTATTATCTATACCTTGCAACAAAAAGTGTCCCAAAAGTATCCGAAAGTGTCTGTCAAAAGTGTCTGGAAAGTGTCCCCGAAATCCGAAAGTGTCTGTCAAGTGTCTGGAAAGTGTCGGACTCCAAATATTGTCCAAAATAACAGGACACTTCTCCAGAAGTGTCCGACACGTGTCGGCCAAGTGTCCGGTGAGTGTCAGTGTCCGACACCGATACGTCACCCCTggtggagtgtcggtgctacatagcgAGAGGCACAACAGGATGGTGATTCCACTTTGCTAACTTTGAAGTTTCCTTGAAACAGTACTTAGTTAATAATTTGATTGAAAGAGTGTGTAGCTATCATTTATAGCTTTGCCTGCGCATGTGTGTATCTGTAACTCATCAGAAAAAATACCTCTTGGAGCCAGACAGGGTCGATCTTGATATATTTTTAGTTCCAAAACAACTTATTGGGAGGTGACTCGAGTTCAGATTTGGCCCATCGCAATTGGATCTAACAAACACCGCCCATCGCAATTGGATTTAACAAACACCAGCTTGTAAGAAAATTCTCAGATTTCCATGGTTTTAGTTCGGTCTCCGTTGGGCAGTGATCCACATCTAAAGTTGTAGAACCGTTTTGGTTCTTGAGATTGGTGTGGCGATCTTTGACACTCTTTATTCCTAGCAGATATTCTATGGTCTGCATATCCAAAGTGCCATTAGTGTTGGAAAAAGATCCCACAAAATTAAGAGCAAGAATTAAAAAGCAATTGAAGCTTGAGAAAAGATTTTGATTAGATATTGTTTCCTCCCAGGTCACCCTTTTTATAACTCCCTATCCGGCTCAACGTTCACCAATAGAGGTTCAACACAAGAATCAATAGCACACGGGTAGAAGTCGAAACCCTAGACCAAAAGCTTCTCAAGACTTTTGGTTTTCATTTGGTTACCACCGCACCAAGCACATTATTTAGGGCGAGCGGCAGAGTGAGACACAAAGATCTATTGAGGTCTAAGTGCGAGGCGAGGCACCACTTTTGCCCAacagaaaaaatatgtttttaattctggaaaaaaaaaaaaaaaaaaacagagccaACATGGTATCCTTTGGATAAACCAAAAGGTCCCAAACTGACGGGCTAGAAATTGGGGAGTCGGGTTTGACGTTGCCCTTAATAGATTTAACATATGAACTGTTCAGTCATTTAGGAACAAATGGACAAAGTGACTAAGTGAGTTGCCAGTCCTTCGTATTGGTCATCTCGATCAATGTGGGTAACTACATGTGTACACAATTAATGCAGCAAGATGCAATATGGTGTTGCCATCATCGCCGCTGTAGTTGAGTAGAAACTCATTTTTCATTGCTCTGCAGGTATTGCACCGATGTCTTTAAAGCCTCTAACTTGTTATATTTGACACACAAGTGCAGAATCATCTCCCAGCCCTCTGCCTAGTTTCTTTACGAGGCCACTcaataaagtattttaaaattactGAAAGGtttagattatttttgtgagaccccGAAGTGGGCCTCACAAAGCGGTCTGAGCACGGACTAATGAACATATTATAAGAAGGTTTCTTTATCTGTTTGGTATAAATTAGCTAGGGATTGAGTGAGGAGTGACTATGTAAGAGCAATCGCTCcctcatttttcaaaaatttcccaTTATTAGAGTCTCGTTTGTTGAAAATATTGTTGCTACATAGATTTGTCCCATGAAGCCTAATATATTAGTTACTCACCATGACCCTCGAAGGCTAGCTCATTTTATCTGCTCGATCTTGTCTTGTTTCCCTCGACTGAGGTTCAAACCAAGCTGACGACTATCTCAAACCAAACTATTAGATAGAGAGCGAACTATGGAACTCGCTTGAAAGGGCTATTTAGTTCACAACTTTTCGGATTTGGCATCTGCGCCCGGCCTGATCTGCCAGCTTTTAGTGGCTTTACATCCATTCGTGTGTGGTATGTTCACGATTCATACAAATGGAACGCATTGCGTACTATAACCTTCCTTTTTGGGGCTGGGCTGTTCCAACAAATCTTTGAGAAACACGCAGGCATACTCCTTGCTTCTGGGGATATTAATCCAAAGCTCGAGTACGATCCGTGTCTTTCTGATACGCTCGTGCGCAATAAATTCTTTAGAAAAGCATCCACTCTCAACCCGCCCTTCGGTTGTTGAATTGGCTTTCTCccctttcacgaatggcatggCCTTAACAAGGTAAGTGTCCCTTTGCTATGAACCCCTACAAAATAGGGCTAGGAAATAGACAAGAATCTCACTTCCCCCAAGGTGACACCGAAGGTCTACCTCCTTTCGTGCGCCCCTCACCTCCTCCATGAGGATCATCCACTGGATTCATTGCAAGACCACGAACAATGGGGCGTCTGCCTAACCATCGGCTTTGCCCAACTTTTCATTGCTTACGTGCACCATGATTGGGATTGAACCATGAGGGAAAGGTGAATAGAACCCTATTTAGGGACTGCAATAGAGAACCTGAGATCCGATGCGAACAATTAGTCAAAGGAGCGGAGCTTAGAGCCTTTACTTTCTATTATATGAGTAAAGCGCTTTTACTCTAACAGCGTACCTTTTGAAAGTAATCTTGCGTCTGTATTTATATAGAAGTAACTATAATTTAAGAGAATAACTTCTTTACAGCTATTTCTTTACACTTGTTTATGGCTGCTCCGTAAATAAGTATATATTATAATTTTATAACAGTATAAGAACTAAAACATACTGACCATTTCCAATAACATATACAACAAACCGAATACTCATTAACAACCGTAAAACAAATACATGGCACCCACAACCATACAGACAAATacacaaagaagaagaatctgGCTTCTTTCATGCTACTACACACCCTAGGCTAGTGCACACATGAATTTCACAAATACTGCACACAGTCACACAATAAAGGGTCTCACGCAAGCGTATTTTATAGTACTCTTTATTTAAGATTGGCGACCACGTCAGATCCGCCGGTCTGCAGCAATCATCCAGGCCCACAAGCACAAATCCTCGGCTTCGAATAGAATCCCAAAGTACAACAAAGACTAGCTAGCAGAAGCTTCCCGCGCATTTATGGCTGCCGGTTTGATTATCCTTACTATTGGGGGTAGCTCTTCGAGTTGGTTTGCAACATTTATAACATTCTTGAACGAGTTTTACCAACTTGTTCCCCAGCCATACCAAGAAGCGGCATGAGTGAAGCGTCATAACAAATGCGCATACACCCATCCCAGCAAGCAGCAGTCCGTAAAGTACATCCGGTGGAGTTTGTTTTGGGGACACTAAAGTAATTGCAATCACATAAGCTGCACCCATGCATGAAATTGTGATATACACAGTGAATACCAGCAACCATGTTAAAAACTTGTTTTCCATTGGGAATCCAGTCATGGCCAGCATAATAGTGCTCAACGATGCTCCTAACACGATGGTGTTGAGAAACAAGTAAGCGCCATAAGAGTCGTCTGCGGTGTCCATGATGGCTTGTCCCGCTGTTTGCTCTTCAGCCAAAGTAAGAGATGAGAAACTCGGGGAAGGAGAATGGGCAAGCGAAGCGGCATTTTGGCGTTCCTTTGTTTCTTGCCAAAAACCACCAGGCGGACTCAAAATAGATTGATAAGCCATGGTTCCAGTCAAAGTGGCTGCCGTTATTAAATGGCCGCGTACCTATTGGTATGGAACATGTATTAATATTTATTACATATATATTGGGTCTCGTCCATCCATTCACGCAATCAATAGTCGAGATTACTTTTCTattttgaccggtaacaattaattttgacctgtcaaaattgattttcaatccggattGTCCAAAAATACTTTGGATGCACGCGATTGGACCTCCGTAAGCTCAGTGTAGTTACGAAAAGCTCTGTAAAGAAGTTATTATGTGGAAAGAGTGTGTAGTTGTCATTTATAGCTACGCATGTGTATAAGTGTATCTGTATAAAACTGTGGAAACTCATCAGAAAGGGAAGGAGAGAGTGTGTGAACCATCCAAAGGTACCTCTTTGAGCCAAAGACGGTCGAGCTTGATATACTTATTCCAAAACCAAGCAATGCATAGCATTAATTTTACTACAGCTTTACAGCAATGttgaggaggacgaggaggaggaggattatcGGGAGGTGATTTAGGAACAGATCTATGAACACCAGCTTCCAACAGAAACTCCCGAATTTCCATGGTTTTTAAGTCTCTGTTGGGACAGTGCTCCACAACGTCCAAAGCTGTAAAACCGTTATGGTTCTTGTCATTGGCGTGGTCTTTGACACTTTCTATTCCCAACAAATATTCTACGGTCTGCACATCCAAAGTACCATTTTAGTGTTCGAAATTAATGCCACAAAATTAAGAGCAAgattaaaaacaattaaaggttgagaaattttttgactAAATATTCCATCCCAGTTTCTTGTTATGAATTGTAATTTAGACGCGGGTAGATGTCGAACCCTAGACCAAAAAATTCTTGAGCTAAACTTTTAGTTTTCATTTGATTACCATTGCACCAAGTCTATGAAatcagtttctctctctttcttatgGTTAGAAATGTTAAAAAGggatgagagaaacttattcacaacTTCGCACAATCTCggccgtccatttcggcaatcaatggttgagatcttcttttcaattttgaccggtaacaattaaaTTTTACCAAccaaaattggttttcaatcaggacttttcaaaatacttttgaatgcGCGCGATTGAGCAACGTAAACTTTTTTTATGGGTTGCTctgtaaaaaagttttttctcAAAAGGGATAAAGGGTTGAAAAATTGTTGTACGCAACTACTTGTAGTGGTGCAATATGAGTCAATTTTTCTAAAAGCTGTCAACTTAACTTTTGATATAGTTGGTGGTCTCGTCATCTCGATGTGatttataattttttcattATCAAAGAAGGTCCGAAGAAAAGAATGCACAAAACAGACAAACGACGTAGATCTCGTTCCACTAAcattttttgcacttttaaaAACAGTGAACGTTTGGTCTTTAATCAAATTTTACCTGTTTGCTggttttgcatcaaattaaattttgtattatTGGAGACGAAttgaaaaacttaaaaaaatttacctttacctaaatattttgaaaactaactacttttaagcaaaaaaaactACATGTACACACAAATACTTACATCCAGTTGTTTGAGGGCTGCAGCAAGATGCAAGACGGTATTGCCATCATCGTCTATGGAGTTGAGGAGAGATTCCATGTCATTGCTCAGCAGATATTCCACCAATGTCTTTAAAGCTTCTAGCCTGTTGTATTTGACTGACAAGTGCAAAACAGTCTCCCCTCTACCTAATTTGTCATGAACTGAATATGGTTTGACCCCAAGCAGTTCGTATATAAC carries:
- the LOC131318555 gene encoding ankyrin repeat-containing protein At5g02620-like isoform X1, whose translation is MNGTEEVAKRLYEACLSGSVETLKALIGKDPLILDRASSTECFSSDTPLHVAALRGHLEFTNALLSRKPTLAAELDSRRCTPLHLASTEGHFKIVHELLRVNPDICITRDQDGRTPFHLAVMKGRVEVIYELLGVKPYSVHDKLGRGETVLHLSVKYNRLEALKTLVEYLLSNDMESLLNSIDDDGNTVLHLAAALKQLDTVEYLLGIESVKDHANDKNHNGFTALDVVEHCPNRDLKTMEIREFLLEAGVHRSVPKSPPDNPPPPRPPQHCCKAVVKLMLCIAWFWNKYIKLDRLWLKEVRGHLITAATLTGTMAYQSILSPPGGFWQETKERQNAASLAHSPSPSFSSLTLAEEQTAGQAIMDTADDSYGAYLFLNTIVLGASLSTIMLAMTGFPMENKFLTWLLVFTVYITISCMGAAYVIAITLVSPKQTPPDVLYGLLLAGMGVCAFVMTLHSCRFLVWLGNKLVKLVQECYKCCKPTRRATPNSKDNQTGSHKCAGSFC
- the LOC131318555 gene encoding ankyrin repeat-containing protein ITN1-like isoform X2, translating into MNGTEEVAKRLYEACLSGSVETLKALIGKDPLILDRASSTECFSSDTPLHVAALRGHLEFTNALLSRKPTLAAELDSRRCTPLHLASTEGHFKIVHELLRVNPDICITRDQDGRTPFHLAVMKGRVEVIYELLGVKPYSVHDKLGRGETVLHLSVKYNRLEALKTLVEYLLSNDMESLLNSIDDDGNTVLHLAAALKQLDVRGHLITAATLTGTMAYQSILSPPGGFWQETKERQNAASLAHSPSPSFSSLTLAEEQTAGQAIMDTADDSYGAYLFLNTIVLGASLSTIMLAMTGFPMENKFLTWLLVFTVYITISCMGAAYVIAITLVSPKQTPPDVLYGLLLAGMGVCAFVMTLHSCRFLVWLGNKLVKLVQECYKCCKPTRRATPNSKDNQTGSHKCAGSFC